In Chaetodon trifascialis isolate fChaTrf1 chromosome 8, fChaTrf1.hap1, whole genome shotgun sequence, the DNA window TAAATACATAGATCTGTGCTGTCTATTAGATGAATTGCCCCAGTAACTCTTTAAAATTAAcacccaaaaaaacaaattactgtgtttattttccatttcctAAAAAGCACAAGGTTGAATTACAGAGTGAAATTTGAAACAGCAATTCTGAAAATGATTAAATTTGTAATCACATACCCGTTTTCCTAAAGTCCCTCAAATCATTTCTTTGAGATTGTTTATGTAAGATGCAATACATAGAAATAGCGTCAGAGTTGCAGTTTTTCACCCCAAAATCAAAGTCCGAGGCCTGAAAAGTGTCGCGCATCAACTCCATCAACTTTATTCAGAGTTCTTGCAACGTTGTGCTGCTTGTCCACTGTGGTTGTTTTGCACACTGATGGTATTTTTAGCATCTGTTCAACACATTAGAGCAGGGGcctacatgtctgtgtgtgtttgctgctctgtCAGGTGCTGACGTGGTGGACTGGCTTTACTCCAGAGTAGAAGGATTCAAGGACCGGCGGGATGCGAGGAAGTACGCGAGCAGTCTGCTGAAACATGGCTACCTGAgacacaccgtcaacaagatcACCTTCTCTGAGCAGTGCTACTATACGTTCGGGGACCTCTGCCAAAGTACTGCCACTCCTCTCAGTGTGTCAATAATGCAGCTCCATGTGTTTGGCTTATGAATAGAAGGATTGTGCTgaatccctcctcctctggttctgttttctctcccatAAGACATGGCAGCACTCAATTTAAATGAGGGATCCAGCGGCGGAGGCTCTGAGCAGGACACTCTGGCACCACTCCCTCCCACCAGCAACCCCTGGCCCCTGGGCGGGCAGCCATTCCCCTACCCTCCCTTCCCCTCCGCACCCCCCAGCTTCCCGCCAGGATACTCAGACCCGTGCCACAGTTTCCACAGTGGGAGCGCAGGCAGCCAACACAGCGAGGGTGAGTACCGAGAGGGAGGGGCAAGACGGGCCTTTGAGTTCGCCATCAGCCTTTGATTAATTAATATGATAATTTGACTCAACATGCAACATGACATTCTCCCTAATCTAAGTATTCCTGACATATGACGTCAGCATCGACAAGTGTCTGACTCACGCTAACGTTCGCTTTTCTGGCTCACTGGGCAAGAAGTTGACATTGGATTGCATTCTGATTAATTAAATGTGTATTCTAAAACACGTCCTGTATTGTCAAGGTCAATCATGAGCATCTTGAGTCATGCAGCGGACAGCTCTGCAGTACTGGGTGTGTACacgaaacaaaaaaaaaaagaatgtgatCGGCCGTGTGATTACCAATCGCCAGCTTGATATGATCAACGCCGAGTCCATCCCTCTCCATCAGTTCtcgaatgttttcattttgaatcaGAACGTGCTCGtgctttgtgttgctgctgcatgGTTTTTGATATCTGCATTGAGGGAGAGTGGAGAACCAGGGGGGTTTGTGCAGTACATCGGTGGGTGGCTGTGACAGGGTGCTTGTAGTACACGTTTTAAAGACAGATAATGGTAAGTTCCATGTTACCATCTATCAGTCTGATTTCCATCGTTTTGAGTGCTTCATCCAGACATCGTCACGTCTTGCTTTCAGCCGGTTGTCACTCGTTGGTTTATCCTTTGAAACGTGGAAGGACGGAGATGACAAGAGTAGTCGTGTGATGTGTTTTACATGAATTTGTAGTTTCTTTTGGCACTTGCAAACAAGTGTTCGTGGgtaactgtgtctgcctgctcgtttgaatgagtgcatgtgtgcgtttttttttttgcatttttgaggAGCAGTTCTTCCATACCTTGAAGATTTTTGTAGTTGGGGGACAAGGAAAAGAGCAACATCAGCCATGGGTGTGATATTAGTTACGACCGCAGGGACCACATTTGCAGGGCACATTAGGTAGAGCTGGGCTGGGAGGTGTGTGTAATTCTGTTGttccctctgtttctgctgGGCAACGGTAGACTGAAGGAGGAGGTAGTCCCAGGACACTGGGGGAACCGGTAAGCCTGCTAaccccctctcttcctctgctgctctcctctttgctctctctaTCTCACCATTCGCCCTCTTCATCTTCTATCTCTCGTGCTCAACGTTCTCCACCTATCATACTGTGgctttaaggttttttttttttccccctccgcCCGTCCCATTCCTCGTTCCATGTCTATCCTGTGTGTGACTCTCCTGACAGTccattctccctctctgcacctCTGGGCATGCATTCGTACGGTGCTGGGAGGTGCATGATGCAGGATGATCACTCCGAGGCTTGTGCTATCATTCTCACTGACAGGGGGCGATCATGCACCGCGTTACCCAGTACTGTTGGGCTCATGGCGGAAGGGGAGGCGTGGAATGTTTTATTGTGCAACAGTGTGGTACACCTCTATCAGTGTGACGCCGGCAGCGTGCAGCGCTGAGACTTGACGCTAAGCCAGTTTAAAAACAGAActgacaacatgaacaaatctGGTGCGTCGTTCTGTATTATCCACCACGTGCTGTGCAGTCGTGTCTTCCTGGTGCAGGTGTATCATGCTATGTGTATAATATgtgagtgtttcagtgtttgtatgaCTATCAGATGAAGCCCATGGTGTTAGTTGCTGCAGGTGCAACTCTGGGAAGGGACCTTTGACATAATTATGTTTGCCCTCGACTGTTGACTCTTGTTAGAAAATATGTCGTCACACCTTAAACAATTAAGATCTGTCAATCAATAATGTGCTGTAGTGTCTGTTGCGGTTGTTGGAGGCTTCATTAAGCTTCGCAGTCTATTTTGTTTAATGTGTGACCTACTGATTTTAGCAAAATCAGGTGGTCTACTGTGTAATTATTGTTCAGGATACTTTAACTGTGGAAGcttaaattcatgtttttcttcctccacaggAAGCCGAAGCAGTGGATCCAACCCCAGCGCAGGCAAAGGTAGACGCTCCTCCCCACAGGagaagggtcaaaggtcaacatgCAGCGAGTCAGAACCCCGCATCCACGGAGGGAGGCGCGGTGACAGGTCCGCCAGCCAAATGAGCCACCACAGCCACGCCATCTCCAGTCACAGTCATGCCCGATCAAGCCTCAgtcacagtcagtcacacaggAGTCACTCTCTTTCCCAGAACAGCCACCCACCCTTCACCTACAGCCACGCCCCCTTCACCCAGCCAGGGCCGGGCTCGTGTGCGCACAGCGAGCGGAGCCACGCCTCCTCCTACGGCCCCCCGGGCTTGCCTCCCCCTTATTGTCTGGCCCGACTGGCCCCCAAGACCTCGGTCAGCAGCAGCACGCCCCCTGGAGCCCCTCCTGGGAGAGAGTTAGCAGCCGTCCCTCCTGAGCTCACCGCCAGTCGCCAGTCCTTCCAGCATGCTATGGGCAATCCCTGTGAGTTCTTTGTTGACATCATGTGACAGGACAGTGCCTTTAAAACTCATCGAGCACAAAACAATTCTCCCCCgtcagcctctcctctctttcctctcaccCCTCGTCCTCTGACTGTCTCTAAGTTCAGGATGTAGACACTGACTGGCCCtctccctgcccccccccccatccctgTGATGTCTAAGCAAAGGAATACAGGCAGCAAGCGCACAACAGGAGGAAGTCCTCTCACACACGCAAGCACGGGTCCTCTGTGGCTGAAAACCCTCTTTCGTATTGACGTGACGTGTACAGTTTGTGAAACGTGAGTGCCATTCAGTGTGGTGATTCTTTAAAGCTGCCACGCGGACGTTCTCGGGAGTGTGTGCTCCACCTAGGATCTTTTCCGTTCGGCAAGACCTTTAAGCTGGCTGGGCCTGGATCTCAATCCCCCAGACCCAGACCGACAACTACAGCCCGCACTTAGGAACATTTCTCTGGGCCTAGAACTTGGAACTGACTCACATCTGTGCATACTGATACAATTTAGCACGTTACACCAAACCTCTGGCCCCATTTCCTTGATACTGTGGCACCGTCACAGGCTTATTTAAGCTCTTACCTGCCAGCTACTAAAACGCTAACCTTGACCAGTTCATGAACCGTGGCTTTCTTCGACTTCAGAAGGGAGGCCCTGTAGCCAGCCATTAGTTTAACTAGGCTGCGTATTGCATGACTGTCTCAACTGCTTTAAAGAGAAGTTTTATtaatacattttgtttaaagTATTACCATTATTGGGAGGAGGGGTTGCCTCTTGCCAATGTTCTAAAGAAGAATCCGTACACTGGATGATTTTTGTGATGTTATTTATGTGATCATGTTGCATTGATGGTGTCATACTTTGTCTACTGcggctgactgacagacaatCAGACATCACCTTTTGTGAACCAGTGGCCAGTTTCCACTGTCCTAGCTGTGCTTCGTCGAATGTATCATTATCCCTGTCAGTGATTTAACCCTGACGTTCATAACACTTTGGTTACGCAAGCAAATCAACTTACAAACAGGATTGCAAACAGTGGACCCCCCCCACCACAGCTGTGAACGCAAACTCAAAAGGGTTGACGCGAGACAAACCGGTCCGCTGAAAGCACCGCAGATGTCTCCTTCGTGAGCTTCGCTAAAAGTCAGTGCGATAAAAGCCAAAGCCTCGCAATGTGTGGTGGATATCATAACGATTATCATCTGACACTTCTCATTTTATGACTTCAAAGTGACTTCAAGGGGAATCCTGGCCTCCAGATTCTGACCTCCTTGCAAAACAACGGCAAACCCCTGTTGCATCTACCTAAAATCCAGTTACAGGAGGGaaataacacacagacactagTTTTATGAGCACTTTTCCattttgtctctccctccctttagTATGAAACACTGTTTGCAATCAAAGCTTTCTctttaattttgtttctttacaAAAGAAGAATAAATTGTACATAGAAATTTATTAtatatatgaataaaaatatatatgttaCATATTTTGTCTGCATTTTCCGTGAAATCACCTGTTTTATTAGCAGGACCACTAGATGGCGATATTTAATGTGCCATTTACgcctgtttttttctcaagATGACCACCCATCGTTGGTGGTACGCTGCTATAAAAGTACACGTGAAGTATAAGATGCGCAGCACCAGACGCACCGACCACAGCGCATTGGCCCTGACACTTTCACAGTCAACGCCCCTGAGTGGAACTTCCGAGCACCAGCGCTGCCACATGTACTTTCCGAGTGGGCTGACGTTGTTCTCAACAGCTTTAGTTGCGTGTGTCACCCAGGCAGACCCCCAGTCTACTTGACCCCACGACCACAGATGCTTAAAGGCATCATTGTATGACGGGGACGCTGCACCCCcgcgcgggggggggggggggggggatgtgTTACAAGACGTTTGTCAGGAAGGAAGTGATGTTAAGGCCTTTTTGTGACTCCCTCGCCTGCAGATTAAAAGCTATATACTAAGGAAGCAGCCCCCAGAAGATCACAGTGATCTGAATGGGTTCAAACATGTAGTCCCGGTTTGACCCGGACTTGTGTCACAGCTGACATAGTTGCAGTTTGACTCTCCGAGGCTGATGTCAGCCTACATGCGAATCCACGCGCGCTCATTTACCAGCACAATGAACATGATCACTGCGCCGCTTACCGAACGACTCAAACGCATTTCCCACACCGGTATGTTAATTGAGCTTTAGGAGTTTACGGCGCTTCATAACTGAATTTAGGGGGGAGGTTGAAGGGTAAGTGTGGGAGGTGTTTCTTGGCCGGGGGTGCGCGGGAGGAAGGCGAGGTGCCGACTCACAGGTGATCTGTGTGCGCTCTTAAAGTAGGGGAACCCTGGCATGATGAGACTGACGGCTTCAGAATGCCAAAGGCCAAATCTGCCAAATGTCAGTCAAGTATCATGCGATCATGATTGCGAGCGTGACGCAGCGCGGAGATCTTTGCGGTGATGATTGGATCGAAGCTGAGTCAGAGGATGAGACGCGCCGTTCTCGGGTTTAAAACTCATGAGATGGACTGTGAGAAAGAGTCACCTGCCATTTGATCATTAGTCAGTATATTTCTCGTCTTTCCCAAAGACTTACTGTAAGGAAACAGCGCTTCCCTTTTCAAAGGAAACAGGCAATAAACTTCTGGCACTGTGCATACGGCAAATCATCCCATCCGAGGTTACTCACAACAAGATAACCTTCTGGGAGGCACACTTTCACTTTCCGTGCTTTTCGTTTCAGTTTCCCTGTTGGTGATGTCGCTGGGGTTTCAAGCAAAGGGAATTTGAAGCGTTTACACCACCAGTCACACCATGATCAGGTCCATTAAGGACTGCAGGTGGTTAAAGAAGAGACGGGAAAATTCTGAGCGTCCTTGAACTACACTCGTGACTGCAGGAAAAATTCACATGTGACTCAGCACTCAGtcctcactgtgacctcattTTATGGACTACATGGCAAATGAAGTCTTCTCTAAAAGGATTTACATAAAAACCCCTTTATACTGCAAGAAAGAAATACACAATTCACAGTTTTTATAGGCTGCCTCTGTTTTTCTAGTAGCCTGTCATGTTTCCCCTGAGACAAAGATAGTAGAACACAAGCAGGAAAGTCCCCCACACAATGACATCAGCTTCGCTTGACAAACCACACAGTAAAAaccaaattaaattaaatataatcAAGCCACAGTGAACGCATCCACGAGGCGAGGGAGTTACTTCGCTACTCAAAAACATCTCTTCTAAAAACAGTTGCTTGGCCTCTGTAAAAGATCCAGTGTGCTATCTGCAACGATGCCCCTCTCTCTGAAAAGGTGTTCAAAACAAGCATAAAGGCCAATTCAACTTGGCTGGCAGCTGTAGGTTAATCTACAGGCTACTTTTGCATTACCAAAAATAGTTCAGCGCAATGCTTTATCAATGATTTGCATTAGTAAAGTGTGTGATTAAAGTGCATGAAGAAGCTAGAGCAGTTCTTCTAATGACAGACAGATTTATAGCAGTTTTGCTGTGGCACTCCTAGCTGTGGCTGGTATGCAGCATCATAACAGCAAGGTACAGTTCTAGGTACAGACTGTTGAACGAGCAAACCTGACGCTGTTCCTCCTGCAGGTCCTGAATCTGGACAGGTTGGGGCAGGTGTGGCgtatcaacaacaacaaaaccacgCTGTAATCTAATATTCACAAGCTGCACTGTGTGAACTGCAAGAGACACAAAGTGGAACTGATTTGAAAGCTTCAGTGTGAGGGGGTTTTTGTCAGTTAcacaaatcttttattttaatcatATCTTTGTATCTCTAGTCTTGCTGTGTATGATTTGGCTCTAAAGGGCATAAACTCTATCTTATAAAATtagcaaaatgaaatgtaaacatattATAGTTTGTAGTCTGAGTTGAAGTgattttaagtttattttttattacctgGTTTATTATCTATGCTTTTAAGTTTCACAGTATGTGTTTTATACATTCATGACAGTCATCTTGTGCCTGACTCTGACTGTGTAGAAGTCACGCCCCCTGAGTATGAATAGCTTGCTCAGCTGGAGGTGTGATGAGTCGTTTCAGACAGTGGGGGCCACAGCACGGAGAGATTTCTTCATATGACATTATTCATTCTTCATCTTCAGAAAATTACTGCTGAGTGACTTCAGCTTACAAAGAAAGCTGAGGGTCTTCAAGCATTTCAGGCTCCAGATTTAGAGAAACAAAAAgtgcctttttaaaaaatctaattaGGAACCTGGGATACTTCTTGGATTGGATTACCTTACGTCTTCCCCGAGGCGGCTGTAACGGCGTCCTTAACAACAAGCTGAGAGAGCTGACCGCAGCATGGCTGTGCTCCTTTGGGCGATGGGTCTCTGCCTGCTCGTGCAGGGCTGTTGGTGCAGTGTGGGACACGCTGACCAGGGCTGTATGAAATGGAGAGAACACGGAGAAGACGTTTGCTGTGATGTCTGCCATCCTGGTAAGCAATAAAGGAGATAAATACAGCTCTTTAAGTGATGAAAGGGGCTGTTggttcagtgttttttcttctttctttgaaaaAGGCTCTACAGGTCAATATACTGTGTCTATCTATTTATATATGGTttgaaaaaatatcaaaataaaaacagcactgtTCTTAATGAAACCTTATGCATGTATTTTCATGAGTGAAAGGAGAAATTCCCACCCTTCAGTTTCCACATATATTCATACAAATATGTCAACATCATCCCTTTTCAAGAGATCAACTTACCTTGTGTTGTATCGGATAAAAGCAAAAAGCCtactgagctgtgtgtgtttttatctacGGATGTCAAGACAGCTAAAGAAATAAGTTACCATATTCCAGACCTTGAGCAGTTCCTCCGTGGTGGTTGCTTGCAACCAAATATAGTTTCAGTGGTTTTCAGCTAATACCACAACAAAGAGATAAGGCTGGGATGATGCAAGTGATAAATGCAAATTGGTGTCATACTTCCTCGCAATTCCCAAGCAGTACAGGCCTGATAGCTGCAGCTTGCAAGAAGCTGGTTTCCcaaacttttctgttttcaacaTTAAACTTTCCCGTGCTGCATTTCACCCTCTAAAGCCTTGAGAGGCCTGTTACATTATGGGAAGAGCGAATCTCACTGAAACAGGTGTCAGCTGATGTGACAGAGTTTACGACGTAGCTATTGATGATTGTTTGTGTACGTTTGCAGGGAACCGCCTGGTCAGAGAATGTGGTCGAGACCCAAGAGACCTTTGTACACCATGTGAGCCCAGTACATTTACAGTGAAACCTAAAGAGCTGAGGTGCATCAGGTGCACGCAGTGTGTGGGTACGTTAACAGACCCTGCTGGTCACAAAACCGCCTAAGACAAGCTGAAACTTGTAAAACTGCATATTCTTAagcctctctttctgtgtgagCAGGTGCTCAAATCCAGGTGAAAGAATGCACAGCCACAACCGACACAAAGTGTGGCTGTAAAGAAGGGCTCACCTGCGGCGACGAGAACTGCTCCTTCTGTGTTAAGAAGTGTGACAAAGGTCAGGAACCTACAGAGAAACGTAAGTAAActacaaacaagcacacaacTAAGGTACACTTACATCATAAATTCACAGGTTATATTGAGTGGAAAGTAACTCAGTGATTTACCGCACAGGTTCCTGCCGACCGTGTCCTGATGGAACCTTCAACGACCAGATTCACCAGATGTGTAAACCCTGGAGCACCAAGTGAGACAAATCCTGCTGTGAAAGCAGCATCTGCCACTGATTTGATTAAAACCCAGAAAAATCTTTGTAATTCTtccactgctttcattttcctAAAGGTGTCCCAATCCAGATCAGGTTATAATGACCAGGGGAAATGCATTGACTGACATAAAGTGCGCCAATATTTCAACTGACCGAGTGGTCGTTCCAAAGAAACCCAGTAGGACACGATTCTTCTCCCCTACTGCACTTGTGCTTTAATTCTTATCTTTATCGAAAGCTAGTAATAATTCTCAATAACAATCTTGCTCTTTTGTATCAGATCACACGCAACAGGCATGGCCATTTGTCTTATCTGTGGTCACCAGCGTAGTTCTGACGGTCTTCAGCGTCATCATCGTCGCCATTGTCCTCATCAAGACCAAGAAAAGACACcagaaaagaaaggagaccAAAAAGATCATCACAAAAACACCCATAATCCGAACCCCTACAGGTAGGTTACCTGACAATGACTGAGCAGCATTTTTATCAAGCCAAGcacaaatacactgaaaatgtaTTGAATTCTCTTTTCTTTAGATGACCCAGCGACATTAATAGCAGTTGAGTGCAGTTTCCACGAGGCCCAGCAGGAGCAgggcagcagctcagagtcGCTGGCCTCCAAGGACTCCTCAGAGAGGCTGATTGCGTGAGGGGAAGGGGGCAGGGATGGACTACCGTTCTGTGTTACCTGTCAAGGTTTCACTGAATTTTGTGAAAGGGAAAAGGCCATCCTGAGTAAGATGGGGGGTTTTCTTTGTGACACTGAGCCACAAGTTTTGGAGGATGTCTTTGTTGAGCTGATTTGCTCGGCTCTACAGGACAAAGCGCCGTACTCGCCTCTTTTATCCAccctcttttcttttatctgaataactactgtgaaaatattgatGGTCTGAGTCAGAGTTAACGTTTTGCTCGACCAGGATACAAGCCCAGTGATCTCTTTATGAAACAATGGAGGAAGGGGAATTCTGGCAGGGAAAAGCAAAGTGGACTAACACCCTATTCATCATGCAAATGATAGCAGCAAGtctgtttttcccctttcaGCTCAACTTGAAAGATAAGGTAAAATATCTGTGAAGGGCGTTTAATGCTTGGATAGAGCTCAAGATAAAATAGCATACCTTAAATTCAAAAGCTATCAGGAAACAACTGgaaactactttttttttttaaactcatttCAAACAAAGCCGCTGGACCTGAGCCTGCGGACATGTAAAATATATACTGCAGCTTATGAAAGAGTGGGATTAGTTTCACTACGTAACATTTGCATGTCTGAGCGGTAAAGCCACTGACTGTTTGTAGTGTGAATTTACAGTGCAGGAGGGTGTCCGACCACAGGTTTTAGTCACGTCTACTGCTGAGCCCACATATGCCTCCCAGAATAGATGCTGAGTTTTACCCATGTAATATCCAACCTACTGATCTAGCTGCTTATTGTTGATGTGAAGTTGTAACTGTGGTTATGCAGTCGCTGCCGAGCTAGAACAATGTTATCTCGTGATGAATTTATGATGTGAAACGTGATTTTTCAGGGAATGGGCTGTGttactttctgtctgttttggtTTATTATTTAAATGCCTCTATGGATGAGTACTACTTTGTGGGATAAATTGTGAAAATAACAATGCGCACACAAAAACAGTGTTGTACAATATTGTAAACAAGAACAGCTGAAATTCAATTTGAAGACAGTGTGCTTACATGGAAGTATATGGACTTTCCTGCTATTACTTTATTGCTGCCAAAAAGTCCACTGAAGGGAGTTTCCCCCTTTTGTCAAGATTTAATCATACATGTTAATTTTAAATACCAGGGATTCTACTGTACAGTACAGAGTCTGCACTAATGTGGTCTTTATGTGGTTAAGGTTCAATAGCACTCCTTCAGCAAGTTGACACATGCCTCTTGAGCAACACTTGGGTATCCCAAGTGAAACCTTTGAGATGAAATGTCAGATAATGAGATTAGTCATATGTTGCACATAGATCTTTGAGATTCCTATCGAGTGTGTCATGTGAGAATTTCACTGGACAAATAGGCTACAGACTAAATGTCTGAGGCACATGATACTCAAGGGTGGAAACCCATCCCCACTAAGGCCTGTACTCCTTATCACTTTTGCTTATCTTGTAGCTAAATGGAGTAGGCAGCGAGATCAGACCGAGTGGAACTTatttcaaaagcacatttttactgTAGCAGGCGTACATTTGATATGAAATGGAACATTTGAGAAATGTGCTGTGTGGGCTTTGGGGTAATTGTTTGCCCACACCTATAGTACTGAATCGGTGAATGAGTATGAGTcataagtcaagaaaagtctgCTGAAAGACCACAGAGCTCTTGAGCAGAGGTATCATTCAGTAACATTCTCATCAGATTTGTAGCACATTAATTCACCTGCCACTTATTTTTATGCCTTTGTTTTGTTATGTGATGTTacctttctgattctgatgttttCACATGACTCGAATGCCTTTTTGTACTGTACTTTTTAGTTTctgaaatgacaaagaaatgggaatttatttttttatttgttgcacTTTCATACAGAGCAGTTGCATTCATAGTGGTCCACTTTAGCAGTGGCATATGTCATCtgtataaaacaaaacaaaaagagtgTTTTACTTGGGAATATTATaaacatacaaaaaataaaaacggAGACCTtgacttaatgtgtgtgttggagcgAGTCTTTGGGCAGATAAAAACCCACC includes these proteins:
- the tnfrsf9a gene encoding tumor necrosis factor receptor superfamily member 9a translates to MAVLLWAMGLCLLVQGCWCSVGHADQGCMKWREHGEDVCCDVCHPGNRLVRECGRDPRDLCTPCEPSTFTVKPKELRCIRCTQCVGAQIQVKECTATTDTKCGCKEGLTCGDENCSFCVKKCDKGQEPTEKRSCRPCPDGTFNDQIHQMCKPWSTKCPNPDQVIMTRGNALTDIKCANISTDRVVVPKKPNHTQQAWPFVLSVVTSVVLTVFSVIIVAIVLIKTKKRHQKRKETKKIITKTPIIRTPTDDPATLIAVECSFHEAQQEQGSSSESLASKDSSERLIA